The following proteins come from a genomic window of Micromonospora echinofusca:
- a CDS encoding collagenase, with translation MRTTRPRHRRGWLAAPLALVLALGLAPMASAGTASAAPPPRPTGAAPTDAGPGSGAADAHVRRSPLPVSERAPLPSSREELRRDYDRPDDAGRRTAPSMRGSAAAPCAVGDFTGRTGNALVQQIRAATTDCVNTLFSLSGSDAAQAFREAQMTSVAYGLRDDAATYDGTNRTGTAQLVLYLRAGYYVQWNHPATVGSYGPGLRAAIRAGLDTFFANSRSGDVSDANGEVLAEAVTLIDSAEENARYLYVVKRLLTGYDSSYDSSWWMLSAVNNVYTVLFRGHQVPEFVSTVSADPSVLDTLYAFASGRRALLGTDRGYLVSNAGRELGRFLQHPALRSKARPLARGLLDLSAITGPTAALWVGVAEMTDHYDKAECAYYGTCDLQRRLAAEVLPITYTCGSTIRVRAQQMTSAQLDRACASMRNQDAYFHSVAADTGPVANDRNTTIEVVVFDSSADYQTYGGPMFGIDTNNGGMYLEGDPAAAGNQARFIAYEAEWLRPTFEIWNLNHEYTHYLDGRFNLYGDFTANIATPTIWWIEGFAEYVSYSYRELTYGAAITEAGKKTYPLRTLFDTTYGHDTNRVYRWGYLAVRYMLQSHRGDVTTLLGHYRAGNWNAARTLLTGTIGSRYDADWYAWLGACAAGNCGGTNPPANQAPVAAFTSTTTGLSVTFTDRSTDGDGSIAARSWTFGDGTTSTATNPTKTYRAAGTYAVTLTVTDDRGATARTSRDVTVTGDPAALPECTGGDVRTLGRNCQRGNLQATTGNLSYLYLQVPAGTARLTITSSGGTGDADLYYSPSGWATTSAYTHRSVTSGNGETITIDNPAPGYHYVSLHARQAFSGVTVKSEY, from the coding sequence GTGAGAACCACGAGACCACGACACCGGCGCGGCTGGCTCGCCGCCCCGCTCGCACTGGTACTGGCCCTGGGGCTGGCCCCGATGGCCTCCGCCGGCACCGCAAGCGCGGCGCCGCCGCCCAGGCCGACCGGCGCCGCCCCGACCGACGCCGGTCCCGGCTCCGGTGCCGCCGACGCCCACGTGCGGCGGTCGCCACTACCGGTCAGCGAGCGGGCCCCGCTCCCCTCGTCCCGGGAGGAGCTGCGCCGCGACTACGACCGGCCCGACGACGCGGGGCGGCGCACCGCCCCGTCGATGCGCGGCTCGGCCGCGGCGCCGTGCGCGGTCGGCGACTTCACCGGCCGGACCGGCAACGCGCTGGTGCAGCAGATCAGGGCGGCCACGACCGACTGCGTGAACACCCTGTTCAGCCTCTCCGGCAGCGACGCCGCCCAGGCCTTCCGCGAGGCGCAGATGACCAGCGTGGCGTACGGGCTGCGGGACGACGCCGCCACCTACGACGGCACCAACCGCACGGGCACCGCCCAGCTCGTGCTGTACCTGCGGGCCGGCTACTACGTGCAGTGGAACCACCCCGCCACGGTGGGCTCGTACGGCCCCGGCCTGCGCGCCGCCATCCGCGCCGGGCTGGACACGTTCTTCGCCAACAGCCGCTCCGGCGACGTCAGCGACGCCAACGGCGAGGTGCTGGCCGAGGCGGTCACCCTCATCGACAGCGCGGAGGAGAACGCCCGCTACCTGTACGTGGTGAAGCGGCTGCTGACCGGCTACGACAGCTCGTACGACTCGTCGTGGTGGATGCTCAGCGCCGTCAACAACGTCTACACGGTGCTGTTCCGGGGCCATCAGGTGCCCGAGTTCGTCAGCACGGTCAGCGCCGACCCGAGCGTGCTGGACACCCTGTACGCCTTCGCCTCCGGCAGGCGGGCCCTGCTCGGCACCGACCGGGGTTACCTCGTCTCCAACGCCGGCCGCGAACTGGGCCGCTTCCTCCAGCACCCCGCCCTGCGGTCGAAGGCGCGGCCCCTGGCCCGGGGCCTGCTCGACCTGAGCGCGATCACCGGCCCCACCGCCGCCCTCTGGGTCGGCGTCGCCGAGATGACCGACCACTACGACAAGGCCGAGTGCGCCTACTACGGCACCTGCGACCTCCAGCGGCGGCTGGCGGCCGAGGTCCTGCCGATCACCTACACCTGTGGCAGCACCATCCGCGTCCGGGCCCAGCAGATGACCTCGGCCCAGCTCGACCGGGCGTGCGCGAGCATGCGCAACCAGGACGCCTACTTCCACTCCGTCGCGGCGGACACGGGCCCGGTCGCCAACGACCGCAACACGACCATCGAGGTCGTGGTCTTCGACTCCAGCGCCGACTACCAGACGTACGGCGGGCCGATGTTCGGCATCGACACGAACAACGGCGGCATGTACCTCGAAGGCGACCCGGCGGCCGCCGGCAACCAGGCGCGCTTCATCGCGTACGAGGCGGAGTGGCTGCGACCCACCTTCGAGATCTGGAACCTCAACCACGAGTACACCCACTACCTCGACGGTCGCTTCAACCTGTACGGCGACTTCACCGCCAACATCGCCACCCCGACCATCTGGTGGATCGAGGGCTTCGCCGAGTACGTGTCGTACTCGTACCGGGAGCTGACCTACGGCGCCGCCATCACCGAGGCCGGGAAGAAGACGTACCCGCTGCGTACGCTCTTCGACACCACGTACGGCCACGACACCAACCGCGTCTACCGGTGGGGCTACCTGGCGGTGCGGTACATGCTCCAGTCGCACCGCGGTGACGTCACCACGCTGCTCGGGCACTACCGCGCGGGCAACTGGAACGCCGCCCGTACGCTGCTGACCGGCACCATCGGCAGCCGCTACGACGCCGACTGGTACGCCTGGCTGGGCGCCTGCGCGGCCGGCAACTGCGGCGGCACCAACCCGCCCGCGAACCAGGCCCCGGTCGCGGCGTTCACGTCCACCACCACCGGGCTGAGCGTCACCTTCACCGACCGGTCCACCGACGGCGACGGCAGCATCGCCGCCCGGTCCTGGACCTTCGGCGACGGCACCACCTCGACGGCGACCAACCCCACGAAGACCTACCGCGCCGCCGGCACGTACGCGGTCACCCTCACCGTCACCGACGACAGGGGCGCCACCGCCCGGACCTCCCGCGACGTCACGGTCACCGGCGATCCCGCCGCGCTGCCCGAGTGCACCGGCGGCGACGTACGGACGCTGGGCCGCAACTGCCAACGCGGCAACCTCCAGGCCACCACCGGAAACCTCTCCTACCTCTACCTCCAGGTGCCCGCCGGCACCGCCCGCCTGACGATCACCTCGTCCGGTGGCACCGGCGACGCGGACCTGTACTACAGCCCCAGCGGCTGGGCCACCACGAGCGCGTACACCCACCGGTCGGTCACCAGCGGCAACGGCGAGACGATCACGATCGACAACCCGGCCCCCGGCTACCACTACGTGAGCCTGCACGCCAGGCAGGCGTTCAGCGGGGTCACCGTGAAGTCGGAGTACTGA
- a CDS encoding FAD/NAD(P)-dependent oxidoreductase: MTAYDVVVMGAGPAGLAAAASAARAGCRVALLDAGSRPGGQFWRHRADADGGEHPDWSTFARLRGQLGRVAHRADAAVWFVEPPAGRADPQFAVHTRSGVVHGRRLVVATGAHDRVVPFPGWDLPGVVTAGGAQAMLKGQGVTFARRIVVAGTGPFLLPVATGLAAAGGTVVGVYEANDPACYARHPRAVAGAAGKLTEAGRYGWRMLRHAVPYHRRTAVVAAHGTDHVTGVTVARLGPDGTVLPGTGTRVECDGLAVGFGFTPQLELAVALGCATRLDRDGSLVLAVDAAQATSVPGVYAAGEVTGVGGAGLALVEGQLAGGAAALSLGRPPPFPARRLDRLLRARRRLRRFAAALHAVHPVPAGWPDWCADDTLVCRCEEVPVAAVRRAVRELSAIDARGAKLLTRAGMGWCQGRVCGYATACLVAREAGRAPGAADLAGYASRPLAQPVTLGEIAADD; the protein is encoded by the coding sequence GTGACCGCGTACGACGTGGTGGTGATGGGCGCCGGGCCGGCCGGGCTGGCCGCGGCGGCCTCGGCGGCGCGGGCCGGCTGCCGGGTGGCGCTGCTGGACGCCGGGTCACGCCCGGGCGGGCAGTTCTGGCGGCACCGCGCCGACGCGGACGGCGGCGAGCACCCCGACTGGTCGACGTTCGCCCGGCTGCGCGGGCAGCTCGGCCGGGTCGCGCACCGGGCCGACGCCGCCGTCTGGTTCGTCGAGCCCCCGGCGGGCCGCGCCGACCCGCAGTTCGCCGTGCACACCCGTTCGGGGGTGGTGCACGGGCGCCGGCTGGTCGTCGCCACCGGCGCCCACGACCGGGTCGTGCCGTTCCCGGGCTGGGACCTGCCCGGGGTGGTCACCGCCGGCGGCGCCCAGGCCATGCTCAAGGGCCAGGGGGTGACCTTCGCGCGGCGGATCGTGGTGGCGGGGACGGGACCGTTCCTGCTGCCGGTCGCGACCGGCCTGGCCGCGGCGGGCGGCACCGTCGTCGGCGTCTACGAGGCGAACGACCCGGCGTGCTACGCCCGCCACCCGCGCGCGGTCGCCGGCGCGGCGGGCAAGCTCACCGAGGCCGGCCGGTACGGCTGGCGGATGCTGCGGCACGCCGTGCCCTACCACCGCCGGACGGCGGTGGTGGCCGCGCACGGCACCGACCACGTGACCGGGGTGACCGTTGCCCGGCTCGGTCCCGACGGCACCGTGCTGCCCGGCACCGGCACCCGGGTGGAGTGCGACGGCCTCGCGGTGGGCTTCGGGTTCACCCCGCAGCTGGAGCTGGCCGTGGCCCTGGGCTGTGCGACCCGGCTGGACCGCGACGGCAGCCTGGTGCTGGCCGTCGACGCGGCCCAGGCGACCTCGGTGCCGGGGGTGTACGCGGCCGGTGAGGTCACCGGCGTCGGCGGTGCCGGCCTGGCGCTGGTGGAGGGGCAGCTCGCCGGGGGCGCCGCCGCGCTCTCCCTCGGCCGTCCGCCGCCCTTCCCTGCCCGCCGGCTCGACCGGCTGCTGCGGGCCCGACGCCGGCTGCGCCGGTTCGCGGCGGCGCTGCACGCGGTCCACCCCGTGCCGGCCGGCTGGCCGGACTGGTGCGCCGACGACACGCTCGTCTGCCGGTGCGAGGAGGTGCCCGTCGCGGCGGTCCGGCGGGCGGTGCGGGAGCTGTCCGCCATCGACGCCCGGGGCGCGAAGCTGCTGACCAGGGCCGGCATGGGCTGGTGCCAGGGTCGGGTCTGCGGCTACGCCACCGCCTGCCTGGTGGCCCGGGAGGCGGGCCGGGCGCCGGGCGCGGCCGACCTGGCCGGGTACGCGTCCCGTCCGCTGGCGCAGCCGGTCACGCTCGGCGAAATCGCCGCCGACGACTGA
- a CDS encoding (2Fe-2S)-binding protein gives MTFTFDGRPVPTDGRRTIAAALLAAGIRSWRRTRVGARPRGIFCGIGICFDCLVRVNGTPSQRACLVVARPGDVVETHDDGGPRP, from the coding sequence ATGACGTTCACCTTTGACGGCCGCCCCGTCCCCACCGACGGACGGCGGACGATCGCCGCCGCACTGCTCGCCGCCGGCATCCGCTCGTGGCGGCGCACCCGGGTCGGCGCCCGGCCCCGGGGCATCTTCTGCGGGATCGGGATCTGCTTCGACTGCCTGGTACGCGTCAACGGGACGCCGTCCCAGCGCGCCTGCCTGGTCGTCGCCCGTCCGGGGGACGTGGTCGAGACCCACGACGACGGCGGGCCGCGGCCGTGA
- a CDS encoding NAD(P)/FAD-dependent oxidoreductase produces the protein MTAASPDVVVIGAGMVGVACAYYAARAGLAVTVVDRGGVAAGTTGAGEGNILVSDKPPGPELALARHSVALWRELGRSLGGEHIELEHKGGLVVAASPAEHAALRAFAASQRAVGVEAYEVAAEALAEFEPHLARDLTGGVHYPQDIQVQPMLAAAHLLRAAGVRLLTGTRVVGVRRGATGAVRAVVTDRGTLHTATVVNAAGVWAGEVAALAGVELPILPRRGFILVTEALPPLVRHKVYAAGYVANVGRSSGDLEVSPVVEGTRAGTILIGSTRERVGFDPTIPLPALRRLAAGAVRLFPVLGRVSAIRAYRGFRPYSPDHLPMIGADSRVPGLYHAAGHEGAGIGLAPATGHAVAALLTGRRPDVDLRPFAPERHDVHL, from the coding sequence ATGACCGCCGCCAGCCCGGACGTCGTCGTCATCGGGGCGGGCATGGTCGGCGTCGCGTGCGCCTACTACGCCGCCCGCGCCGGACTGGCCGTGACCGTGGTCGACCGGGGCGGGGTGGCCGCCGGCACCACCGGCGCCGGCGAGGGCAACATCCTGGTCTCCGACAAGCCGCCCGGGCCGGAGCTGGCGCTGGCTCGGCACTCCGTCGCCCTGTGGCGGGAGCTCGGACGGAGCCTCGGCGGGGAACACATCGAGCTGGAACACAAGGGCGGGCTGGTGGTGGCCGCCTCGCCGGCCGAACACGCCGCGTTGCGGGCGTTCGCCGCCAGCCAGCGCGCCGTCGGGGTCGAGGCGTACGAGGTGGCCGCCGAGGCGTTGGCCGAGTTCGAGCCGCACCTGGCCCGGGACCTCACCGGCGGCGTGCACTATCCGCAGGACATTCAGGTGCAGCCGATGCTGGCCGCCGCCCACCTGCTGCGTGCCGCCGGGGTGCGGCTGCTGACGGGGACCCGGGTCGTCGGGGTGCGCCGCGGCGCCACCGGAGCGGTCCGGGCCGTGGTGACCGACCGGGGCACGCTGCACACCGCGACGGTGGTCAACGCCGCCGGCGTCTGGGCCGGCGAGGTCGCCGCCCTGGCCGGGGTCGAGCTGCCGATCCTGCCCCGGCGCGGCTTCATCCTCGTCACCGAGGCGCTGCCGCCGCTGGTGCGGCACAAGGTGTACGCGGCCGGCTACGTCGCCAACGTCGGCCGCAGCTCCGGCGACCTGGAGGTCTCGCCCGTGGTGGAGGGCACCAGGGCGGGCACGATCCTGATCGGCTCCACCCGGGAGCGGGTGGGATTCGACCCGACGATCCCGCTGCCGGCGCTGCGCCGGCTGGCGGCGGGAGCGGTCCGGCTCTTCCCGGTCCTCGGCCGGGTGTCGGCGATCCGCGCCTACCGGGGGTTCCGGCCCTACAGCCCCGACCACCTCCCGATGATCGGCGCCGATTCCCGGGTGCCGGGCCTCTACCATGCCGCCGGCCACGAGGGCGCCGGGATCGGTCTCGCCCCGGCCACCGGGCACGCCGTCGCGGCACTGCTGACCGGGCGCCGCCCGGACGTGGACCTACGACCATTCGCCCCGGAGCGCCATGACGTTCACCTTTGA
- a CDS encoding aminopeptidase P family protein, which produces MLSGWADTEQYDLPVDEVAGWAARRRARLHELFAGQRLVVPAGGYQQRSNDQNHRFRPHSAYTWLTGDQSSDGVLVVEPDGDATLFLRPRSGRKDGEFFQDRVYGELWAGRRPTLGESSRRLALPTRHVAELAPALAGAHTPTRVLRGVDAGVDALLGGGATAGDAEFAAVLAELRLVKDPWEIAQLEQAVATTTRGFEDVVRALPMAMRTSERYLEGVFWQRARLEGNDVGYQSIVAAGAHAATLHWNDNDGPVRDGDLLLLDAGAETRSLYTADITRVLPVSGRFSPLQRDLYELCRRANDAALECLRPGAHFRAFHEAAMTVLVHGLADLGVLPCTPEQSLAQDCGLHRRWTLCGSGHMLGLDVHDCAAARSETYLDGRLAAGHVLTVEPGLYFQPDDELIPAELRGLGMRIEEDVLITDDGYRMLSADLPRHADDVEAWMHRVAS; this is translated from the coding sequence ATGCTGTCCGGCTGGGCGGACACCGAGCAGTACGACCTGCCGGTCGACGAGGTCGCCGGCTGGGCCGCGCGGCGGCGCGCGCGGCTGCACGAACTGTTCGCCGGCCAGCGACTGGTGGTACCGGCCGGCGGCTACCAGCAGCGCTCCAACGACCAGAACCACCGCTTCCGGCCCCACTCGGCGTACACCTGGCTGACCGGCGACCAGTCCTCCGACGGCGTCCTGGTGGTCGAACCCGACGGGGACGCCACGCTGTTCCTGCGTCCCCGCTCGGGACGCAAGGACGGCGAGTTCTTCCAGGACCGGGTCTACGGCGAGCTGTGGGCCGGCCGGCGTCCCACCCTCGGCGAGAGCAGCCGCCGGCTGGCCCTGCCGACCCGCCACGTCGCCGAGCTGGCGCCGGCGTTGGCCGGGGCGCACACGCCGACGCGGGTGCTGCGCGGCGTCGACGCAGGTGTCGACGCGCTGCTCGGTGGCGGGGCCACCGCCGGCGACGCCGAGTTCGCCGCCGTGCTGGCCGAGCTGCGCCTGGTGAAGGATCCCTGGGAGATCGCCCAGCTGGAGCAGGCGGTGGCCACCACGACCCGCGGCTTCGAGGACGTGGTGCGGGCGCTGCCGATGGCGATGCGGACGTCCGAGCGGTACCTGGAGGGGGTGTTCTGGCAGCGCGCCCGGCTGGAGGGCAACGACGTCGGCTACCAGTCCATCGTGGCCGCCGGCGCGCACGCGGCGACCCTGCACTGGAACGACAACGACGGGCCGGTCCGCGACGGCGACCTGCTGCTGCTCGACGCCGGGGCGGAGACCCGGTCGCTGTACACCGCCGACATCACCCGGGTCCTGCCGGTCTCCGGCCGGTTCAGCCCGTTGCAGCGCGACCTGTACGAGCTGTGCCGGCGGGCCAACGACGCCGCATTGGAGTGCCTGCGGCCGGGGGCGCACTTCCGGGCCTTCCACGAGGCCGCGATGACCGTGCTGGTGCACGGGCTGGCGGATCTCGGGGTACTGCCCTGCACGCCGGAGCAGTCGTTGGCGCAGGACTGCGGCCTGCACCGCCGGTGGACCCTCTGCGGCTCGGGCCACATGCTCGGCCTGGACGTGCACGACTGCGCCGCCGCCCGCTCCGAGACCTACCTGGACGGCCGCCTCGCGGCCGGTCACGTGCTGACCGTGGAGCCGGGACTCTACTTCCAGCCGGACGACGAACTCATCCCCGCCGAGCTGCGCGGGCTGGGCATGCGCATCGAGGAGGACGTGCTGATCACCGACGACGGCTACCGCATGCTCTCCGCCGACCTGCCCCGCCACGCGGACGACGTCGAGGCGTGGATGCACCGCGTCGCCTCATGA
- a CDS encoding aldehyde dehydrogenase family protein: MIRSRSPQCPGDVVAERAAVSPDEVRALAARSRTAQAGWCREGPAGRASALRAAADRLRERADAVADLIVREVGKPAGEARAEVDRGAAILDYYAQACYAATGDVLAPSLPAHQPGLLFTERRPRGVAGLVTPWNFPLAIPLWKAAPALATGNAVLLKPSPEALACGEAVAGLFEGLLPSGLLHVVPGGPATGQAVVEASDVVSFTGSAAVGAQVAVAAARAGLPVQAEMGGQNAAVVLPDADLGQTAALLANAAMGYAGQKCTATRRIVVVGDAREFTEALVAAVTSLRFGDPAETSVVAGPVIDAAARERVLDAAGAARASGARLLTGGTGGPTAADDGYYVAPVLIDGLDPAHPVAREETFGPLAAILSVPDLAGAVDLVNDVRYGLVTSVHGHDVGALLDAARRIDTGLIRVNAPTTGVDFHAPFGGEKASSYGPREQGTAALHFYTSVRTVTFAAPPRPH, encoded by the coding sequence ATGATCCGGAGTCGTTCTCCGCAGTGCCCCGGCGACGTGGTCGCCGAGCGCGCCGCGGTGTCCCCCGACGAGGTGCGCGCACTGGCCGCGCGCTCGCGTACCGCCCAGGCCGGCTGGTGCCGGGAAGGGCCCGCCGGCCGTGCCTCGGCCCTGCGCGCGGCGGCGGACCGGCTGCGCGAGCGGGCCGACGCGGTCGCCGACCTCATCGTCCGCGAGGTCGGCAAGCCGGCGGGGGAGGCCCGCGCCGAGGTGGACCGCGGGGCGGCCATCCTGGACTACTACGCGCAGGCCTGCTACGCCGCGACCGGTGACGTGCTGGCGCCCTCGCTACCTGCGCACCAGCCCGGCCTGCTCTTCACCGAACGCCGCCCGCGCGGCGTCGCCGGGCTGGTCACGCCGTGGAACTTCCCGCTGGCCATCCCACTGTGGAAGGCCGCACCGGCGCTCGCCACCGGCAACGCCGTGCTGCTCAAGCCCTCCCCGGAAGCGCTCGCCTGCGGCGAGGCCGTGGCCGGGCTCTTCGAGGGCCTGCTGCCGAGCGGGCTGCTGCACGTCGTGCCGGGCGGACCGGCGACGGGCCAGGCGGTCGTCGAGGCGAGCGACGTCGTCTCGTTCACCGGGTCCGCGGCGGTCGGCGCGCAGGTCGCGGTCGCGGCCGCCCGCGCCGGACTGCCGGTCCAGGCGGAGATGGGCGGCCAGAACGCGGCCGTCGTGCTGCCCGACGCGGACCTCGGGCAGACCGCCGCGCTGCTGGCCAACGCCGCGATGGGGTACGCCGGACAGAAGTGCACCGCGACCAGGCGGATCGTCGTGGTGGGCGACGCCCGGGAGTTCACCGAGGCGCTGGTGGCCGCCGTGACGTCGCTGCGGTTCGGCGATCCGGCCGAGACGAGCGTGGTCGCCGGCCCGGTGATCGACGCGGCGGCGCGCGAGCGGGTCCTCGACGCCGCCGGGGCCGCGCGGGCCAGCGGGGCGCGGCTGCTCACCGGCGGTACGGGCGGCCCGACCGCCGCCGACGACGGCTACTACGTCGCGCCGGTGCTGATCGACGGGCTCGACCCGGCACACCCCGTGGCCCGGGAGGAGACCTTCGGGCCGCTGGCGGCGATCCTGTCCGTGCCGGACCTGGCCGGCGCCGTCGACCTGGTCAACGACGTGCGGTACGGGCTCGTCACCTCGGTGCACGGCCACGACGTCGGCGCGCTGCTCGACGCCGCCCGGCGGATCGACACCGGCCTGATCCGGGTCAACGCGCCGACGACCGGAGTGGACTTCCACGCCCCGTTCGGCGGCGAGAAGGCTTCCAGCTACGGCCCGCGCGAACAGGGCACCGCCGCCCTGCACTTCTACACCTCGGTCCGCACCGTCACCTTCGCGGCACCGCCGCGACCCCACTGA
- a CDS encoding proline racemase family protein, producing MRTNRVIHVVDSHTEGMPTRVVTGGVPVIPGATMAQRREHLMTHLDHLRTFLMYEPRGHSAMSGAILQPPTRPDADFGVIYIEVSGCLPMCGHGTIGVATVLVETGMVEVTEPVTTVRLDTPAGLVVASVAVADGRATAVTIRNVPSFVAALDAVVDVPGLGRVRYDLAYGGNFYAVVDLAELGLTLDRAHKQRLLEAGLAIMAAVDATDRPVHPEQPEISGCHHVYLAGEGSDARHSRHAMVIHPGWFDRSPCGTGTSARMAQLHARGLLPLDRDFVNESLLGTRFVGRLVDTTTVAGRPAVVPTVTGRAWLTGTAQHFLDPDDPFPAGFLW from the coding sequence ATGCGCACCAACCGCGTCATCCACGTGGTCGACTCGCACACGGAGGGGATGCCCACCCGGGTGGTGACCGGCGGGGTGCCGGTGATCCCCGGCGCCACCATGGCGCAGCGCCGCGAACACCTGATGACCCACCTCGACCACCTGCGCACCTTCCTGATGTACGAGCCCCGGGGCCACTCGGCGATGTCGGGGGCGATCCTGCAACCGCCGACCCGGCCGGACGCCGACTTCGGCGTGATCTACATCGAGGTGTCCGGCTGCCTGCCGATGTGCGGGCACGGCACCATCGGCGTGGCGACCGTGCTCGTCGAGACCGGGATGGTCGAGGTCACCGAGCCGGTGACCACCGTACGCCTGGACACCCCCGCCGGACTGGTGGTGGCGTCGGTCGCGGTGGCCGACGGCCGCGCCACCGCCGTCACGATCCGCAACGTACCGTCCTTCGTCGCCGCGCTGGACGCCGTGGTCGACGTCCCCGGACTGGGCCGGGTCCGCTACGACCTGGCCTACGGCGGGAACTTCTACGCGGTGGTGGACCTCGCCGAGTTGGGCCTGACCCTCGACCGGGCCCACAAGCAGCGGCTGCTGGAGGCCGGGCTGGCCATCATGGCGGCGGTCGACGCCACCGACCGGCCCGTGCATCCCGAGCAGCCGGAGATCTCCGGCTGCCACCACGTCTACCTGGCCGGCGAGGGCTCGGACGCCCGCCACTCCCGGCACGCCATGGTGATCCACCCGGGCTGGTTCGACCGGTCACCCTGCGGTACGGGCACGTCGGCGCGGATGGCGCAGCTGCACGCCCGGGGCCTGCTGCCGCTCGACCGCGACTTCGTCAACGAGTCCCTGCTCGGCACCCGGTTCGTCGGACGGCTGGTCGACACGACCACCGTCGCGGGCCGCCCGGCCGTGGTGCCGACGGTCACCGGGCGGGCCTGGCTGACCGGCACCGCCCAGCACTTCCTCGACCCCGACGACCCCTTCCCGGCAGGATTCCTGTGGTGA
- a CDS encoding dihydrodipicolinate synthase family protein gives MEQIPWRGVLAAAALPFDPRDLSVDLDAYATHVRWLADNGCRGVVPNGSLGEYQVLSAEEREAVVRTAVQAAPTGFSVVPGVSAYGADEARRWAEQAAEAGCQAVMLLPPTAYRADEAAVLAHYREVARAGLPIVAYNNPLDTRVDLTPALLRRLFEEGLVVAVKEFSGDVRRAYEIAELAPGLDLLAGADDVALELLMAGAVGWIGGYQNAIPDSCARLYQAAVAGDPATAVPLYRTLHPLLRWDSRSEFVQAIKLSMDVAGRPGGPTRQPRQPLPPAVAAEIRETTERLLAAGHR, from the coding sequence GCGACGCACGTCCGGTGGCTCGCCGACAACGGCTGCCGCGGGGTCGTCCCGAACGGCTCGCTGGGGGAGTACCAGGTGCTCAGCGCCGAGGAGCGCGAGGCCGTCGTGCGCACCGCGGTGCAGGCGGCCCCCACCGGCTTCTCGGTGGTTCCCGGCGTGTCGGCGTACGGCGCGGACGAGGCGCGGCGCTGGGCGGAGCAGGCGGCCGAGGCGGGCTGCCAGGCCGTGATGCTGCTGCCGCCCACCGCGTACCGCGCCGACGAGGCGGCCGTGCTGGCCCACTACCGCGAGGTGGCCAGGGCCGGCCTGCCGATCGTGGCCTACAACAACCCGCTCGACACCCGCGTCGACCTCACCCCTGCCCTGCTGCGCCGGCTCTTCGAGGAGGGGCTCGTGGTCGCGGTCAAGGAGTTCAGCGGCGACGTCCGCCGCGCGTACGAGATCGCCGAACTCGCGCCCGGCCTCGACCTGTTGGCCGGCGCCGACGACGTGGCCCTCGAACTGCTGATGGCCGGGGCGGTCGGCTGGATCGGCGGCTACCAGAACGCCATCCCGGACAGCTGCGCCCGCCTCTACCAGGCCGCCGTCGCCGGGGACCCGGCGACCGCCGTGCCGCTGTACCGGACGCTGCACCCGCTGCTGCGCTGGGACTCCCGCTCGGAGTTCGTCCAGGCGATCAAGCTCTCCATGGACGTGGCCGGCCGGCCGGGCGGCCCCACCCGCCAGCCGCGCCAGCCCCTGCCCCCGGCCGTCGCCGCCGAGATCCGGGAGACCACCGAGCGGCTGCTCGCGGCGGGTCACCGCTGA